tcTATTggtcaaaaaaactaaaagaatactcatttaTCAACAACAATTTTtcttatcctaatttcaaaatctaaaaacccaaatctacaatatttttctataaaaataaaaactttcctaaaatataatttttgagaattttatttaaaaatacaacctattgatcaaaaattataaaacaatactcatctatcaacaaaaattcttgttatccttatATCTTAATCataaccccaaatctacaatagttttctacaaaaattaaagctttcctaaaatagaatttttagtattttatttaaaaaatacaacctatgAATCAAAAAAGTTTACAAGAATATTCatcaatcaacaaaaaaattagttatcgtaatttctaaatcacaacctcaaatctataaaaaaaaattctattaaaatgtaaactttcctaaaatagaatttgtgaaattaatttaataaatacaacctattgagcaaaaaaaaactacaagaatactcatctatcaaaaaCAATTCttcttatcctaatttctaaatctaaaccccaaatctataatatttttctataaaaatgaaaactttcctaaaatagaatttttgagaattttctttaaaaatacaatatattgatcaaaaatctaaaataatactcatctatcaacaaaaaaaaactggttaTCCTAATgtctaaatcacaacccaaaatctacaaaaatgtttctataaaaatgaaaactttcctaaaatagaatttttgtgaaatttattaaataaatacaacctattgatcaaaaaaaagattactcatctatcaacaataattcttattatcctaatttctaaatccaaaccccaaatctacaatatctttctataaaaatgaaagctttcctaaaatagaagtttagagaatttttttttaaaatacaacatattgatcaaaaatctaaaagaatggTCATCTATCAAACAAAATTCTTATTATCCTTATATCTttaatcacaaccccaaatatacatattttctataaaaatgaaaaatttcctaaaataaaattttatgtattttatttaaaaaatttaacctatgaatcaaaaaaaaaaaaataatattcaactATCAACAAAAAACTGGTTATCCTATTGTTTAAATCACAACCCAAAATCTACAAAATtgttctataaaaatgaaaactttcctaaaatagaatttttgtgaaatttatttaataaatacaacctaacgataaaaaaaactaaaagaaaactcATTTATCAACAACAATTTTccttatcttaatttctaaatctaaactcaatatttttctatataaatgaaaactttcctaaaatagaatttttgagaattttatttcaaaaatacaacctattgatcagaaaatctaaaacaatactcatctatcaacaaaaattcttgttatacttatatcttaatcacaaccccaaatatacaatatttttctacaaaaatgaaagctttcctaaaatagaatttttagtattttatttaaaaagggatgataaaaattattctatgtaaaatttatatatttgttaagaGATCTATTGGTATTGTTTATTAGAATAATATTTATCAGTGAAGCTCTTAAATATAGtaaataactttaaaattaaataaattactaaTCAAACTATAGAGATTTAAAACATATGTTACTTATCTAAAAAGCTCCACTCACACCAAAACTTAacatatagaaaagaaaaatgataaatttttattttatgtaaaattaacatattttaaaaatattttgttttattttaattttgaaattttctattttttttattttccaatttttttaatttgtttagtattttattattttttatttgaaaaagaaaaataaactgaCAAGTTTTCGTGAAATGAGTAGTGCGGGTCACATACTTGACTTGAAGAACATTTATTGGAGGTTTGTTAcgataaaaatgtcactttcaGAGTTTAAAGTGGTAGtgaaaaaaactataatatttaaAGTGCAAGAATGTTTAAAATACGACtttccaaatataaaatatgaaaactctAAAATTAAACAACATTAACTTCTTCTAaaatttgaagattttttttatgcGCGGACCAGTCACTTAGTACCACATTAAacatcttaatgagagcatTTAATACTTTCTACCAAGTTTGATTTGTATCAAGCCTAGTTCCGTGTAGTAAAtcacaaaacaataaaaatatgaaacgaACAAAAAACCTAATGACCCTTTCGGTATTTAAAGTCTCAATAACACCGTAATCAATAAagtcaagctctctctctctctcttctataCGACGCAATGAAGAAGCTCTACAAGAAAGGAACAGTACACCCGTCGCCGCAGATAAAATCCGACGACAAACTTCTTTCTCTCCTACCCGTTGCTATATATTCACTAGCGGCAGTGCTCTCTCCCCAAGACCGTGAAGTCTTGGCCTATCTCATATCAACCGCCTCTTACTCCGGCGAACGAAACTTTACCTCTCGCGTGAATAAAACCAAACCCCGCATAGTATCTCATTCCGACAACCACTCGCCTCTCTTCCACTGCGACTGTTTCAGCTGCTACACGAGTTACTGGGTCAGATGGGACTCTTCACCTAGTCGCCAGCTGATTCATGAAATCATCGACGCATTCGAAGACAGcttagagaagaagaaacaaacgaaaaagaagaagaacataaCTGGAAAGAAAGACCGTAGAAAGCGTTCAGGGAAGTCTTCAGCTCTTGCTAGTCCTAGCTTTGGTCCGAACGATTCAGAGGTTCCGAGTCGACTCAGTGACGAATCCATCACAAGTTCGAGTTCAAGCGAGTTGGTTGATGGTGCTTGTAGTTGCAACGACAGTTTGGAATCTACGGCGGAGTTACAGACCGGGAAGGCCTGTGAAGAGGgggcggcggaggaggaggagaaggggTCAGTCAGGAGATTTGTGAGTTTCATTGGTGAGAAAGTTTTTGGTGTTTGGGGATAAGAAAATTttactgagaaaaaaaaaagaaaagtagaaatgttttttttcttctgtttattCTCTTTTCTAGGACAAACATGTTAGATTACCGAAAGTTTTCATGTGTTGCATTAACTATAGTATATAATGCGACAAAAGTATCATTGTATTATAACATCTTGATTACAAAAATGTTAGTATAGTTGCACGTATTTAATACGTTTGTATATATACCACTCACTTATTGTGACCACAAATATATAAACTGATACCGCCGAAGATTAAATTATGGAGTCTTTTAGTGAACAGAATACAAAGTAGTATTGTTACTTCCTAGATACTACCTAGACATATGTAAATGAATTATCTATAGTGATAGTGGCTTTTACTGgaatattgattttataaaagtGTACTCGTCTAAAAATCTACAAaactatattataattatttcgggtccaacaatattttttgtgcTGCCGACCACCACAGCCATTTTGATGCTGCCCATGTATTGTTGTTGTCACAATATTTGTCTGTACATTATTGCCCTTTGCGGGTCATTCAATCTGAttcctttcatttttttcttttggacaactttttttttccctttcatCAAAGCGTAAAGTCTAAAGTTAAAAGTAGGTATGAACTCTGAACTTATATTTGTAAGCTGATAAATGGAATATAAAAGAATAATCATTTCAGAACTATCATTCTAAACATGTCAACTGAGTTAGATTTCTCACTTCTCCGTTACTAGATGGTAATACTTGTTTTAGTATAGTTCCAATATCCATTTGATTCACACAGAGTATGAAgtagatttgtatggtttttcAGGTTCTTAGAACTTCGAGTAGACATTTTTGATGAAAGTCAAATATGAACCCTACTACCATTTTCTTCAAAGTTCAAACGACGGCACTATATTCAAACCTAATTCCGGTCTGATAAGACTTACTCAGCTTACTCCAACCGATACCAGCTTATTAGGTTACATTTTTCATTCTAATTTAAACTTAAACATCTATATTTGGTTAGGTAATCATGGCTCTGATATGTTTTGACCCTTTATCTAGTGTCAATGGTTATGGTTTTTAACTTCCATGATTTAACTTTCTTTTTCAGACAAAACGAGGGAACTAAATCCTAGAAATGCGGATATTGAAACATCGGGTAGCACGAATAAATAGCGAAAGGGGAGACAGAAAGAATGGCTTTGGTATCAGTGTAATACTTTCCTCGCATATTTCCCCGTAAAGAAAGAATTACTTTTGTTGAActgatcaaaatatattaaattatatttgtataattcTATTACTAAATAATCAATTTGTTGTAACTTGTATGGTTTAGTACGAACTACGTATCTAGTTAACATGGTTTAGATTATTGAAGTATTGTtgaattttttcttttacttgtcgTTGAAACATATGCTGTCAATGAAAAATGTCTAGTCATATTGATGTGATTTTTTATACTTAtgattattaaaatatgtaagagGAAAAAGATGCCATCAGTCATCACGACTGACTGAGGAGGAGGCGTGCCTGagagtttttaacttttatatacTATGCTAATAATTTGGACTAAAATGGTAAACACAACGTCTTTGACTCGTTCTGTGTGTCTGCGTATTAGCTTGATTTTTGTCTAAACTTTGCAAAATGTTATAAACCTTAAGCCATTATTATTGACGGTAAGATCATTATTATTTGTCTACGAATTAGAGGCCAATTCTTATTTacgtaaaattatatatatatatatatcatatataatttgctatatttatttaatacatatatgcTCGAAAGTATTATTAtagaacataatttaatatttttgctcTCAAATACTCTTCAATCTTCATGTAAAATTATATGGGCCGTTACAGTTTgtgaaaagaataaaatttagTGGGCTCTTTCATATTTTAATACGATCCCCGATTGAATTACATAATACTAATTCTGGTATGAtaacaccaattttttttagacTAACAGTTTCATTCAACCGATGAAAAGCCCATACAAGAGCATTACAAGTGTTGATGTTGAGTCCAATCTTCAACATTGTTTACATTATTAAAACCCCAAGTTTAACAACAACGAACAGGTTCTAATTACAGGAGAAGTGAAAAACGGTGTGCGGATGAACTCCACAATTGCTGCGACATCGTATTGCTCTGAGGACAGACATCACCTTCACGTCCAGATTTTTAAGCGCTAGGATTTCTTGAAACTAACAAGTCCACCAATTTTTAAGAactttatataatttcttaataTAGCAAAAGTTCAAAATATTGTTTCATTTCATCTTTTACATTGCCCTTGCACATATCACCGCAGATTAAACATTTTAAGATGATTACTTTCTTCTGTCACTGTTCctgattataattttatttctatcAAAATTTTGTCATTATTTATAAAGTTACATAGTTCAGCTCATTTGTCCTAAAAGATCAAGTTATGTTGAGAAAAAATTGAATCATTATTGTCCACAGGGATATCTAGTTACCCAGTCGGATCAAAGTgaagaaataattaatttgaagTTCATCATTAGCAATTTCTGATTCgtaatttaaatcattaaaaataatgattttgaagaatatttctttttaaaaaagacAGAATGTGGACGAGCAACAATCAGATCGTCAACCAATAAAAAGGACGACTGAAACGATATATCACGGCCGAATCTATTTCCCTCGCCAAGATTCATTCAAGGACTCAGAGACACCGTACTCTCTCTTGCCCGATTCTAAGAACCACgaggttttctttttatttcccaaaaatgaatttcaaaataaaaaatcaaccgAACAAAACGAGATGTGTACTGTACTACTGTGTAGAAAGAGAAAAACTCTAATGATTCATCGACTGTAACCCGTGCTGTATTAGAAATCTCAGCTCTAGAGGAATATTTATAGTAGGATACAGAGTGATGCCCTAGAATCCCCctaatacaattttaaaatattttgggccTTTGATCCAATATACATAAGCCCAAATCTGTTGATGATTTCAATTATGCATGTGTGAGGAGTTTGTTACTTTTGTAATTCGAGTTTTTTTCAAGTATTCATATCTCAAATGTTACGAACTTGTAGTATAatctttaaaattcatatttccAATACAATTATTGCATAAACACTCCCACACTAGATTCATAAGTGATCACAACTTAGTTCTTGATTCTACTATAACATTAACTTCAATACTTATTTTACATTATTACCCACCACACACATATCAAACCCCATCTTTCTTGCCTTCATAGAGAATCCCACATCCATTTAGAACGTCTCGACTGTGGCCACCGGGTTCAAATCCGTGGTTGCTGCAACATTCTTCATCGCCTCAAAACGTGGCTCCTTGGGCTGAAACTTGACTCCAGCATATAGCTTCATGTAGTCATCAAACACAAAACTCGGATATTCATCAGAGTCTTTCTCCACTAGAGATGGTGCGGGAGAGATCTCCGCATCACTTCCAGGGTTGTAGAACGACGCTATAGACATCCTGTTTCCTTCTTTTTGTGTCATCACACGGTGCATTATGCTCTTGTACTTCCCGTTGGTTATCACCTATAGTCACATTTTAATGAAAAAGATTCTGGTTAACCTAAACCAATTATAATTCCTCCCTTAGTATCATTAACCGGGTTATAATTGTACCTCAAGTTGGTCACCAAGATTGATGACAATGGAGTGTTTGAGAGGAGGGACATCAACCCAAACACCATCTTTGAGAAGCTGAAGACCACTGATCTTATCGTCTTGAAATAGCAATATGAGGCCTCCTGCATCCGTGTGAGCCCTAAGCCCTTTGATCATCTCCGGTTTAGGACATGGTGGATAGTTGCTAACCTTTGTCCCAAAAGTTGGACCCTTTGTCCCACTAAACACCTTCTTCAAGTACCCTTTCTCCAACCCTAGATTCTCACACAACAAATCCAACAGTTCTTCCGCTAGGTTCTCTAGCCTCTTCCCAAAGTCCTTCATGGCCGCTCTGTTTTCAAGAGGCATAAAAGCAAATCAAaagttttttgttataatattgTGATATGTGTTTTAGGGccgaatcattttttttttgtgtgtaccGGTATTCATCTGACATATCGGGGATGTCGTAGAGATTAGTGTGAGGAAGATGGTGAAGGAAGAAAGTACTTTCCCAATCAACATTCTCAACTTCAGTCTCCAGAGTATCTAAATTTTTGGAAGAAAGCATTTCTTTGAACTTTTGTTCCATAAATTTTTTGTAGTGTTCCTTTGTCATCCTCTCAATATTGTCCATAAGATCATATGGTATTCCATGGTTTAGCAGCTGAAATTACAGATTTTAAGAATTATAATAacccatttaaaaataaattatgggAAGTAATTTGAGTTTTCGAACCTCTAGGTATCTAATATTTCTTCTtttcataaaaaatgaaaacgaaTATAATTAATCTTTcaagatttttattatatttcagACACTAGCAAAAAgggaaaaaggaaaaacaagagaagagagacaATAACCTCAAAGAAGCCCCAGTTTTGACAAGCATCGTCGATCAAAGCCATGGTTTGGTCTCTCTCTTCACCATTTAGCTTAGACAAGTCTACAACAGGAAACTTAATGTTTTTCTCCATTACTCTAGACCCTCTCTATGTAAACTTATGAATCTCTTTAAACTGGCAACTTAATGTTGTTGATGATGTTAGTTGTCAAATGTGAGTTATAGGAGTTGAGGGAGGATCGCTATTTATAGGCGCAGATAGTAAATCAAagatctttaaaaaatattatattatattatataattgtgccatttaaataaagttagtagatataaatttgttttttttccttactAGAAAAGAAAGGAGGTTGTGGAAGTTGTATACGATGGTGTGTGTGTGCGCAACATAATTGGTGGGATAAATTTGGTGTTTTCCATTTCGATCTCTTATTCTCTGCGATTATATTggctttttcttttgcttttattttatatgaataatTGTGTATGGGTTGTTACAAATCAGAGAAGCACTCGAATACTTTTTATCTGGTGCTTAGCCCCTTCGGGGAGTCATTATATGCAAAAGAAGGGATATGAATGACAATTTCGAAACTACCAATTCCCTTTAACAAACAGGGCCCGCTCAAACCTTTTACGGGCCCTGGggcaaaattaaaaaaagtgacccgaaattaaaattttgaaattgtaGTTATAGGGTAAAATAAAATCGTTTTCGTTTGAAAAGGTAAGCACAACCATAAAAGTAAAACAGTCTTGCTCTTTTTATAGCTTCTTTTTTCTTGAGAATGAAATCATTTGTTCCTACAAAAaccttcaaaatataatatctttAGTCGGCTATACTTCAAAGTTAAgttaatttctaaaatttaagtaaaaagaaaattacgCCTGGATTTAAGAATCAAAAAATGAATTGATGAAGCTGAAAGTGAAACTGAAATGGATACctgaaacaagaaaacaaaaaaaaaaatcttcagaCGTTTTAGaaacgaaaaaaatattttgctctaccaaaaaaaaatcagtgatctctaaacaaaaaacatgatagtaaaaaaaaatattaaagatcaCTTACATAAACTAATCAACAATGTAAAAATCCTTGAAGAATCAACGATTTTAAGAGTATTAAAATTGTATTGTCACTGAAGACGTCTTGATGAAGTACACTCATGCCTAAAAAGTTCACATTAGATAACTACTTTTAATGttgattataatattttaatattaattataatttggtAAAAGTTTAATCAAATTAACATAAAAGATTTTGTTTCCATAaagttagatttataaattttgtatttattaattttgtttttctaaaacattatatgtatagtttacaaaaaaatagagttacactactacattaaaaaaaaaaaattatgggccCTTTCCAACAATGGGCTCTGGGCGGGTGCACTGCTGGCCCCTGGTCATCAGCCAGCCCTGTTAACAAACAAACTATATAGAAAGAATTTGAATTGATTATCTACTTTCAAGAGTCATTTTGTAAAGTTTTTGGtgtaccattggagatggtcttatacAAGAAAAGCTGAAAacccgctattctaaatcaattgCCGGCCTCATAAATCGACTGATTACTTTTTCGGTATGGATGTTGGTAAATAGATTAATATGTTTATACATGAGAAAAGGATAACGTTATAAGCTTTAAATTTGTATATGTTTATGAATGCCTTAAATTTAATGATTTTGGCCCTCTTGGATTACAAATAGACTTGGTAAATTTTGGGAATAACGTATATAAGCTTggtaatacatttttttttgtaacttgatCATTTATGAGATTGTTTCTGCAATAATATCAGTTGCCATTCGCGACCTACTTACAATAAGTTATCTTCGGATTCCTCCATAATAGGGAAAAATATTCCTCCATATTTCTAACAAATCAATAAAGATCTTTGATCAGATGTTTGGTAAGAAAAGGCTGAAAAGCATACAAAGTATTTATACATTCATTCATATTAATCGAAGTTATAGAATATTCCCAAACTCACTAAGAAgtagaaaaatgaaaagaagtttGAAGTGATAGTACTTTCTCTTTTGCTTTTCTAATGATGCCCCCCAAGACTACATAACAATTCAGACGTCGTcgtaaaaaaaagttaacacAAAATGTTATTATTCAATTACAAGTTCA
The window above is part of the Brassica napus cultivar Da-Ae chromosome C8, Da-Ae, whole genome shotgun sequence genome. Proteins encoded here:
- the LOC106413794 gene encoding uncharacterized protein LOC106413794, whose amino-acid sequence is MKKLYKKGTVHPSPQIKSDDKLLSLLPVAIYSLAAVLSPQDREVLAYLISTASYSGERNFTSRVNKTKPRIVSHSDNHSPLFHCDCFSCYTSYWVRWDSSPSRQLIHEIIDAFEDSLEKKKQTKKKKNITGKKDRRKRSGKSSALASPSFGPNDSEVPSRLSDESITSSSSSELVDGACSCNDSLESTAELQTGKACEEGAAEEEEKGSVRRFVSFIGEKVFGVWG
- the LOC106412278 gene encoding 1-aminocyclopropane-1-carboxylate oxidase 3; this encodes MEKNIKFPVVDLSKLNGEERDQTMALIDDACQNWGFFELLNHGIPYDLMDNIERMTKEHYKKFMEQKFKEMLSSKNLDTLETEVENVDWESTFFLHHLPHTNLYDIPDMSDEYRAAMKDFGKRLENLAEELLDLLCENLGLEKGYLKKVFSGTKGPTFGTKVSNYPPCPKPEMIKGLRAHTDAGGLILLFQDDKISGLQLLKDGVWVDVPPLKHSIVINLGDQLEVITNGKYKSIMHRVMTQKEGNRMSIASFYNPGSDAEISPAPSLVEKDSDEYPSFVFDDYMKLYAGVKFQPKEPRFEAMKNVAATTDLNPVATVETF